The Salvelinus fontinalis isolate EN_2023a chromosome 9, ASM2944872v1, whole genome shotgun sequence genome has a window encoding:
- the LOC129862391 gene encoding chromatin remodeling regulator CECR2-like isoform X3: MSQGCTISVEEIQSWWEVPAIAHFCSLFRTAFNLPDFEIEELEDALQKQDVDFLADLLVSLLQGCYQRTDITPQAFSDYLDDIINYRWELEEGKPNPLRQGPFEELAPRTQVELLHRLCDYRLDAADVFDLLKGLDADSLRVEPLGQDGNGTLYWYFYGTRMYKEEPVKRKAEHAREALVIKPTEKRKRGRPPKKKVEEIQLSEVEIEGKKENGLEGLHSGTDRERGAWSLVCDTEEQWASLAESIKDKTSPQDRHLYRIISQNFLPEISSMIELKENEQKQRLLDPTPVRSSYRLSEKRMSQEEEAIADVEQQKQRDVDMDRQALLAEQKREEEMLLREERQREEQERVKAVEERARRRKLREEKAWLISQGKDLPPELLHLEPHSPIQRARRTKAFYEIDDDYTALYKVLEALKAHKDSWPFLEPVDESYAPNYNEIIQTPMDLSTIERKLNEGEYIAKEEFVSDVKLMFENCIEYNGEDSEYSIMAESLERCFSRALLKHLPSEDGDTDEEFHVCGEDRERDRKEKRRSKGAKQAGPERLGRATEHASRKRTHPGGKGSTAMEEGNKVAQPPPPTHWANRHPHPHSMPHGQPHPGNLYHRAQQQLQHPPGAHGPHMYGQRMAMDPRYAYPHPGQGHMPRPGDPNAHHMPQHYNMQPHLRDGHHIGPRYQVGPDGRPLRPQHHQQQHPYMGPTHGPSLGPRPVALQSGGLCTPTPEGNMYSSRQHTDGHPMHPRGNRYPGPDVPPQHNYPAFLPGMGVPPSMWSGMNHQGQQRPSGPGMQEQNMANHQQHPYFHGGPRPMGPKPWPEQPGGPGGYPPPPTSQYRMPCGISTSPGPMALRPPMPHQDSRQRLASMLESPEMIALQQLSASSTGLPAGSSRQLMGNLQQQPPQGVGSAPTQAQPSQHPPPPEIQLLRPARDDGPDSQPAHHADMQPKEFTSDHITTNNNHAGTRITPFQSEQDRPTEPPSRPTGGMQSPSAPNLGRSQERGSGTGEQAVSGPGHPQSSETTDNQEGERRVQSVCQTPTQQNNPSIVPPPHPQNSPHSQNSPHSQNAPQHITQIPTQQIPENAPHPKNAHQHMIQNAQQQNILQHISQKAPQQGSQNPQNTPPHVAQNPLQRGPQLSPMHGMPKCAPQGAQPGPGPPQPAPFTSLPPSHPVSQLPPQPSPADHGDQRPSEPTSRRDSGGSSGNPSMMMKSGPPNSIYKQQSFSPKVQQTQLGNQGSLGPRGPAPGHIPAMPPHSPGQVAGAMGSPAHPHYGQPMGRPMPPSNRQPYPNQAMPQTMNPNHNPAGYPTYHQQGAAYPYHMAQQQHLQGHTNMYPQYQQQHLYPQPQGNSRGGYPPEEWHRQQQYQPRHPMPSNTYLPAASAKVNGCLKEGSSIGSPLGSEGSGVSLMSPSLLPEGLHGGSAGKESREAGSPMKPQHARVEESSERPESPKEILDLDSHNAAARRWSSQPLPQVANFLYDPRAVHPGMQQGGAPPPHMISRPPYPSQPGYPSGHYTPQRPHPHLMEALQRPQHLPFHPGQTRMAIYRHPQTEGHFQGMTVQQRGLGPEHFLHPGQQTMSPSGPSSKQGV; this comes from the exons gAGCTGGAAGATGCGCTACAGAAGCAGGACGTAGACTTTCTGGCTGACCTCCTCGTCTCACTGCTGCAAGGATGCTATCAGCGCACAGACATCAC cccccagGCATTCAGCGATTACCTGGACGACATCATCAACTACCGCTGGGAGTTGGAGGAGGGGAAGCCTAACCCGCTGCGCCAGGGGCCCTTTGAGGAGCTGGCCCCACGCACGCAGGTGGAACTGCTGCACAGGCTGTGTGACTACCGCCTGGACGCTGCCGATGTCTTCGACCTGCTCAag GGCTTGGATGCGGACAGCCTGCGCGTGGAGCCGTTGGGTCAAGATGGGAACGGTACCCTCTACTGGTACTTCTATGGTACCCGCATGTACAAAGAGGAGCCGGTCAAGAGGAAAGCAGAGCACGCCCG TGAAGCCCTTGTGATCAAACCAACAGAGAAGAGGAAAAGAGGAAGACCACCAAAGAAGAAAGTGGAGGAGATCCAGCTAAG TGAGGTGGAGATCGAAGGGAAGAAGGAGAATGGACTGGAAGGTCTGCACTCAGGCACAG ACCGTGAGCGTGGCGCCTGGTCCCTGGTGTGTGACACAGAGGAGCAGTGGGCCAGTCTGGCTGAGAGCATCAAGGACAAAACGTCCCCCCAGGACCGCCACCTCTACCGCATCATCAGCCAGAACTTCCTCCCTGAGATCAGCAGCATGATCGAGCTCAAG GAGAATGAACAGAAGCAGAGGCTGCTGGACCCCACCCCAGTACGCAGCTCTTACCGGCTCTCTGAGAAACGCATGAGCCAAGAGGAGGAG GCCATAGCTGACGTGGAGCAGCAGAAACAGAGGGATGTGGACATGGACAGGCAGGCCCTGCTGGCAGAGCAGAAACGAGAGGAGGAGATGCTGCTTCGGGAGGAGcgtcagagagaggagcaggagagagtcaAGGCTGTGGAAG AGCGAGCGCGGCGGCGGAAGCTGCGTGAGGAGAAAGCCTGGTTGATATCCCAGGGGAAGGACCTGCCCCCCGAACTGCTGCACCTGGAACCCCACTCACCCATCCAACGTGCCCGCAGGACGAAAGCGTT CTATGAAATTGATGATGATTATACGGCGTTGTACAAAG TGTTGGAGGCCCTGAAAGCCCACAAAGACTCCTGGCCTTTCTTGGAGCCTGTGGATGAATCCTATGCCCCCAACTATAATGAGATCATTCAG ACTCCGATGGACCTGTCCACCATCGAGAGGAAGTTGAATGAAGGGGAGTACATCGCCAAGGAGGAGTTTGTGTCCGACGTGAAGCTCATGTTTGAGAATTGCATTGAGTACAATGGGGAAGACAGTG AGTACAGCATCATGGCGGAGTCCCTGGAGCGCTGTTTCAGCCGAGCCCTGCTCAAGCACTTGCCGTCGGAGGACGGTGACACGGACGAAGAGTTCCACGTGTGTGGTGAGGACCGTGAGAGAGACCGCAAGGAGAAGAGGCGGAGCAAAGGCGCCAAACAGGCGGGGCCAGAGCGCTTGGGCCGAGCCACTGAGCATGCCTCGCGCAAACGGACACATCCAGGGGGCAAGGGCAGCACCGCCATGGAGGAGGGGAACAAGGTGGCccagcctccccctcccacccacTGGGCCAACAGGCACccacacccccacagcatgcccCATGGACAACCCCACCCTGGGAATCTATACCACCGAGCACAGCAG CAGCTTCAGCACCCACCTGGTGCCCACGGTCCACACATGTATGGTCAGAGGATGGCCATGGACCCCCGCTACGCCTACCCTCACCCTGGACAGGGACACATGCCCCGGCCTGGAGACCCCAATGCTCACCACATGCCTCAACATTACAACATGCAG CCACACCTGAGGGATGGTCACCACATTGGTCCTAGATACCAGGTGGGGCCTGATGGCCGGCCTCTCCGTCCCCAGCACCACCAGCAGCAACACCCCTACATGGGTCCCACCCACGGCCCCTCACTGGGCCCCCGCCCTGTGGCCCTCCAGTCTGGGGGCCTCTGCACCCCCACGCCCGAAGGCAACATGTACTCGTCCCGCCAGCACACCGACGGCCACCCCATGCACCCCAGAGGGAACCGTTACCCCGGGCCTGACGTCCCACCACAACACAACTACCCTGCCTTCCTTCCAGGCATGGGCGTGCCTCCTAGCATGTGGTCAGGGATGAACCACCAAGGCCAGCAGAGGCCCAGTGGACCTGGGATGCAGGAGCAGAATATGGCTAACCACCAGCAGCACCCCTATTTCCATGGGGGTCCACGTCCCATGGGCCCCAAACCCTGGCCAGAGCAGCCTGGTGGCCCTGGAGGGTACCCCCCACCCCCGACTAGCCAGTACAGGATGCCCTGTGGCATCAGCACCTCCCCGGGGCCCATGGCCCTGCGCCCTCCCATGCCTCATCAGGACTCACGGCAGCGTCTGGCCTCCATGCTGGAGAGCCCAGAGATGATTgccctgcagcagctgtctgCCTCCTCTACCGGACTCCCTGCTGGCTCCTCACGCCAGCTCATGGGCAACCTTCAGCAGCAGCCCCCACAGGGAGTTGGCAGCGCACCAACTCAAGCTCAGCCCtcgcagcacccccccccccctgaaattCAGCTGCTGCGTCCTGCCAGAGACGATGGCCCAGATAGCCAGCCTGCCCATCACGCAGACATGCAGCCCAAAG AGTTCACATCAGATCACATAACAACCAACAACAACCATGCAGGAACACGGATAACCCCCTTCCAGTCTGAACAGGATCGTCCCACAGAGCCTCCCAGTCGCCCCACTGGGGGCATGCAGAGCCCCTCGGCTCCAAACTTGGGCAGATCACAGGAGAGGGGTAGCGGGACCGGGGAGCAGGCTGTGTCTGGGCCGGGACACCCACAGAGCTCAGAGACAACCGACaaccaggagggggagagaagagtacAGTCTGTCTGCCAGACTCCCACTCAACAGAACAACCCTTccattgttcctcctccacaccCCCAAAATTCACCTCACTCCCAGAACTCTCCGCACTCCCAGAATGCTCCACAGCATATAACCCAGATCCCCACTCAGCAAATCCCAGAGAATGCCCCTCACCCTAAGAACGCCCATCAACACATGATCCAGAATGCACAGCAACAAAACATCCTTCAACATATCAGTCAGAAAGCCCCACAGCAAGGATCACAAAACCCTCAGAACACACCTCCACATGTGGCTCAGAATCCCCTTCAACGTGGTCCGCAGCTAAGCCCCATGCATGGAATGCCAAAATGCGCCCCCCAGGGGGCCCAGCCTGGCCCTGGTCCACCACAGCCAGCCCCTTTCACCTCCCTGCCCCCCAGCCACCCTGTGTCCCAGCTGcctccccagcccagcccagccgaCCATGGAGACCAGAGGCCCAGCGAGCCCACTAGCAGAAGGgattctggaggcagctctggtAACCCCAGCATGATGATGAAGTCTGGACCTCCCAACAGCATCTATAAACAACAGTCGTTCAGTCCCAAGGTGCAACAGACACAGTTGGGTAACCAGGGCAGTCTGGGGCCAAGGGGACCAGCACCTGGTCACATCCCAGCCATGCCTCCCCACTCTCCGGGCCAGGTTGCTGGAGCCATGGGCAGCCCAGCACATCCACACTATGGTCAACCTATGGGCAGGCCCATGCCCCCTTCAAATCGTCAGCCTTACCCAAACCAAGCTATGCCCCAGACCATGAACCCAAACCATAACCCTGCCGGCTACCCTACCTACCACCAGCAAGGAGCTGCCTATCCATACCACATGGCCCAGCAGCAGCATCTCCAGGGCCACACCAATATGTACCCCCAGTACCAGCAGCAACACTTATACCCCCAGCCCCAGGGCAACAGCCGGGGGGGCTACCCACCTGAGGAGTGGCATAGGCAGCAGCAATACCAGCCTCGCCACCCCATGCCCTCCAACACCTACCTGCCTGCAGCCAGTGCCAAGGTCAATGGGTGCCTGAAGGAGGGCAGCAGCATCGGCTCCCCCCTGGGCTCTGAGGGCTCCGGGGTCAGCCTGATGTCCCCAAGTCTCCTGCCCGAGGGCCTCCATGGAGGCTCTGCGGGGAAGGAGAGCAGGGAGGCTGGCAGCCCAATGAAGCCTCAGCATGCTCGGGTGGAGGAGAGCTCAGAGCGGCCAGAGAGCCCGAAAGAGATCCTGGACCTGGACAGCCACAACGCTGCCGCACGCCGCTGGAGTTCCCAGCCCCTGCCTCAAGTGGCCAACTTCCTGTACGACCCCCGAGCAGTGCATCCTGGGATGCAGCAGGGTGGGgccccacccccccacatgatTTCTCGGCCTCCATACCCTAGCCAGCCTGGCTATCCTAGTGGACACTACACTCCCCAGAGACCCCACCCCCACCTCATGGAGGCCCTGCAGCGGCCCCAGCACCTACCCTTTCACCCGGGACAGACTCGCATGGCCATTTACAGACACCCCCAGACTGAAGGCCACTTCCAAGGCATGACGGTCCAGCAGAGAGGCCTGGGGCCTGAACACTTTCTTCACCCAGG GCAGCAGACGATGTCTCCCAGTGGTCCCAGCAGTAAACAGGGAGTTTGA
- the LOC129862391 gene encoding chromatin remodeling regulator CECR2-like isoform X2, translating into MSQGCTISVEEIQSWWEVPAIAHFCSLFRTAFNLPDFEIEELEDALQKQDVDFLADLLVSLLQGCYQRTDITPQAFSDYLDDIINYRWELEEGKPNPLRQGPFEELAPRTQVELLHRLCDYRLDAADVFDLLKGLDADSLRVEPLGQDGNGTLYWYFYGTRMYKEEPVKRKAEHAREALVIKPTEKRKRGRPPKKKVEEIQLSEVEIEGKKENGLEGLHSGTDRERGAWSLVCDTEEQWASLAESIKDKTSPQDRHLYRIISQNFLPEISSMIELKENEQKQRLLDPTPVRSSYRLSEKRMSQEEEDTLQAIADVEQQKQRDVDMDRQALLAEQKREEEMLLREERQREEQERVKAVEERARRRKLREEKAWLISQGKDLPPELLHLEPHSPIQRARRTKAFYEIDDDYTALYKVLEALKAHKDSWPFLEPVDESYAPNYNEIIQTPMDLSTIERKLNEGEYIAKEEFVSDVKLMFENCIEYNGEDSEYSIMAESLERCFSRALLKHLPSEDGDTDEEFHVCGEDRERDRKEKRRSKGAKQAGPERLGRATEHASRKRTHPGGKGSTAMEEGNKVAQPPPPTHWANRHPHPHSMPHGQPHPGNLYHRAQQLQHPPGAHGPHMYGQRMAMDPRYAYPHPGQGHMPRPGDPNAHHMPQHYNMQPHLRDGHHIGPRYQVGPDGRPLRPQHHQQQHPYMGPTHGPSLGPRPVALQSGGLCTPTPEGNMYSSRQHTDGHPMHPRGNRYPGPDVPPQHNYPAFLPGMGVPPSMWSGMNHQGQQRPSGPGMQEQNMANHQQHPYFHGGPRPMGPKPWPEQPGGPGGYPPPPTSQYRMPCGISTSPGPMALRPPMPHQDSRQRLASMLESPEMIALQQLSASSTGLPAGSSRQLMGNLQQQPPQGVGSAPTQAQPSQHPPPPEIQLLRPARDDGPDSQPAHHADMQPKEFTSDHITTNNNHAGTRITPFQSEQDRPTEPPSRPTGGMQSPSAPNLGRSQERGSGTGEQAVSGPGHPQSSETTDNQEGERRVQSVCQTPTQQNNPSIVPPPHPQNSPHSQNSPHSQNAPQHITQIPTQQIPENAPHPKNAHQHMIQNAQQQNILQHISQKAPQQGSQNPQNTPPHVAQNPLQRGPQLSPMHGMPKCAPQGAQPGPGPPQPAPFTSLPPSHPVSQLPPQPSPADHGDQRPSEPTSRRDSGGSSGNPSMMMKSGPPNSIYKQQSFSPKVQQTQLGNQGSLGPRGPAPGHIPAMPPHSPGQVAGAMGSPAHPHYGQPMGRPMPPSNRQPYPNQAMPQTMNPNHNPAGYPTYHQQGAAYPYHMAQQQHLQGHTNMYPQYQQQHLYPQPQGNSRGGYPPEEWHRQQQYQPRHPMPSNTYLPAASAKVNGCLKEGSSIGSPLGSEGSGVSLMSPSLLPEGLHGGSAGKESREAGSPMKPQHARVEESSERPESPKEILDLDSHNAAARRWSSQPLPQVANFLYDPRAVHPGMQQGGAPPPHMISRPPYPSQPGYPSGHYTPQRPHPHLMEALQRPQHLPFHPGQTRMAIYRHPQTEGHFQGMTVQQRGLGPEHFLHPGQQTMSPSGPSSKQGV; encoded by the exons gAGCTGGAAGATGCGCTACAGAAGCAGGACGTAGACTTTCTGGCTGACCTCCTCGTCTCACTGCTGCAAGGATGCTATCAGCGCACAGACATCAC cccccagGCATTCAGCGATTACCTGGACGACATCATCAACTACCGCTGGGAGTTGGAGGAGGGGAAGCCTAACCCGCTGCGCCAGGGGCCCTTTGAGGAGCTGGCCCCACGCACGCAGGTGGAACTGCTGCACAGGCTGTGTGACTACCGCCTGGACGCTGCCGATGTCTTCGACCTGCTCAag GGCTTGGATGCGGACAGCCTGCGCGTGGAGCCGTTGGGTCAAGATGGGAACGGTACCCTCTACTGGTACTTCTATGGTACCCGCATGTACAAAGAGGAGCCGGTCAAGAGGAAAGCAGAGCACGCCCG TGAAGCCCTTGTGATCAAACCAACAGAGAAGAGGAAAAGAGGAAGACCACCAAAGAAGAAAGTGGAGGAGATCCAGCTAAG TGAGGTGGAGATCGAAGGGAAGAAGGAGAATGGACTGGAAGGTCTGCACTCAGGCACAG ACCGTGAGCGTGGCGCCTGGTCCCTGGTGTGTGACACAGAGGAGCAGTGGGCCAGTCTGGCTGAGAGCATCAAGGACAAAACGTCCCCCCAGGACCGCCACCTCTACCGCATCATCAGCCAGAACTTCCTCCCTGAGATCAGCAGCATGATCGAGCTCAAG GAGAATGAACAGAAGCAGAGGCTGCTGGACCCCACCCCAGTACGCAGCTCTTACCGGCTCTCTGAGAAACGCATGAGCCAAGAGGAGGAG GACACGCTGCAGGCCATAGCTGACGTGGAGCAGCAGAAACAGAGGGATGTGGACATGGACAGGCAGGCCCTGCTGGCAGAGCAGAAACGAGAGGAGGAGATGCTGCTTCGGGAGGAGcgtcagagagaggagcaggagagagtcaAGGCTGTGGAAG AGCGAGCGCGGCGGCGGAAGCTGCGTGAGGAGAAAGCCTGGTTGATATCCCAGGGGAAGGACCTGCCCCCCGAACTGCTGCACCTGGAACCCCACTCACCCATCCAACGTGCCCGCAGGACGAAAGCGTT CTATGAAATTGATGATGATTATACGGCGTTGTACAAAG TGTTGGAGGCCCTGAAAGCCCACAAAGACTCCTGGCCTTTCTTGGAGCCTGTGGATGAATCCTATGCCCCCAACTATAATGAGATCATTCAG ACTCCGATGGACCTGTCCACCATCGAGAGGAAGTTGAATGAAGGGGAGTACATCGCCAAGGAGGAGTTTGTGTCCGACGTGAAGCTCATGTTTGAGAATTGCATTGAGTACAATGGGGAAGACAGTG AGTACAGCATCATGGCGGAGTCCCTGGAGCGCTGTTTCAGCCGAGCCCTGCTCAAGCACTTGCCGTCGGAGGACGGTGACACGGACGAAGAGTTCCACGTGTGTGGTGAGGACCGTGAGAGAGACCGCAAGGAGAAGAGGCGGAGCAAAGGCGCCAAACAGGCGGGGCCAGAGCGCTTGGGCCGAGCCACTGAGCATGCCTCGCGCAAACGGACACATCCAGGGGGCAAGGGCAGCACCGCCATGGAGGAGGGGAACAAGGTGGCccagcctccccctcccacccacTGGGCCAACAGGCACccacacccccacagcatgcccCATGGACAACCCCACCCTGGGAATCTATACCACCGAGCACAGCAG CTTCAGCACCCACCTGGTGCCCACGGTCCACACATGTATGGTCAGAGGATGGCCATGGACCCCCGCTACGCCTACCCTCACCCTGGACAGGGACACATGCCCCGGCCTGGAGACCCCAATGCTCACCACATGCCTCAACATTACAACATGCAG CCACACCTGAGGGATGGTCACCACATTGGTCCTAGATACCAGGTGGGGCCTGATGGCCGGCCTCTCCGTCCCCAGCACCACCAGCAGCAACACCCCTACATGGGTCCCACCCACGGCCCCTCACTGGGCCCCCGCCCTGTGGCCCTCCAGTCTGGGGGCCTCTGCACCCCCACGCCCGAAGGCAACATGTACTCGTCCCGCCAGCACACCGACGGCCACCCCATGCACCCCAGAGGGAACCGTTACCCCGGGCCTGACGTCCCACCACAACACAACTACCCTGCCTTCCTTCCAGGCATGGGCGTGCCTCCTAGCATGTGGTCAGGGATGAACCACCAAGGCCAGCAGAGGCCCAGTGGACCTGGGATGCAGGAGCAGAATATGGCTAACCACCAGCAGCACCCCTATTTCCATGGGGGTCCACGTCCCATGGGCCCCAAACCCTGGCCAGAGCAGCCTGGTGGCCCTGGAGGGTACCCCCCACCCCCGACTAGCCAGTACAGGATGCCCTGTGGCATCAGCACCTCCCCGGGGCCCATGGCCCTGCGCCCTCCCATGCCTCATCAGGACTCACGGCAGCGTCTGGCCTCCATGCTGGAGAGCCCAGAGATGATTgccctgcagcagctgtctgCCTCCTCTACCGGACTCCCTGCTGGCTCCTCACGCCAGCTCATGGGCAACCTTCAGCAGCAGCCCCCACAGGGAGTTGGCAGCGCACCAACTCAAGCTCAGCCCtcgcagcacccccccccccctgaaattCAGCTGCTGCGTCCTGCCAGAGACGATGGCCCAGATAGCCAGCCTGCCCATCACGCAGACATGCAGCCCAAAG AGTTCACATCAGATCACATAACAACCAACAACAACCATGCAGGAACACGGATAACCCCCTTCCAGTCTGAACAGGATCGTCCCACAGAGCCTCCCAGTCGCCCCACTGGGGGCATGCAGAGCCCCTCGGCTCCAAACTTGGGCAGATCACAGGAGAGGGGTAGCGGGACCGGGGAGCAGGCTGTGTCTGGGCCGGGACACCCACAGAGCTCAGAGACAACCGACaaccaggagggggagagaagagtacAGTCTGTCTGCCAGACTCCCACTCAACAGAACAACCCTTccattgttcctcctccacaccCCCAAAATTCACCTCACTCCCAGAACTCTCCGCACTCCCAGAATGCTCCACAGCATATAACCCAGATCCCCACTCAGCAAATCCCAGAGAATGCCCCTCACCCTAAGAACGCCCATCAACACATGATCCAGAATGCACAGCAACAAAACATCCTTCAACATATCAGTCAGAAAGCCCCACAGCAAGGATCACAAAACCCTCAGAACACACCTCCACATGTGGCTCAGAATCCCCTTCAACGTGGTCCGCAGCTAAGCCCCATGCATGGAATGCCAAAATGCGCCCCCCAGGGGGCCCAGCCTGGCCCTGGTCCACCACAGCCAGCCCCTTTCACCTCCCTGCCCCCCAGCCACCCTGTGTCCCAGCTGcctccccagcccagcccagccgaCCATGGAGACCAGAGGCCCAGCGAGCCCACTAGCAGAAGGgattctggaggcagctctggtAACCCCAGCATGATGATGAAGTCTGGACCTCCCAACAGCATCTATAAACAACAGTCGTTCAGTCCCAAGGTGCAACAGACACAGTTGGGTAACCAGGGCAGTCTGGGGCCAAGGGGACCAGCACCTGGTCACATCCCAGCCATGCCTCCCCACTCTCCGGGCCAGGTTGCTGGAGCCATGGGCAGCCCAGCACATCCACACTATGGTCAACCTATGGGCAGGCCCATGCCCCCTTCAAATCGTCAGCCTTACCCAAACCAAGCTATGCCCCAGACCATGAACCCAAACCATAACCCTGCCGGCTACCCTACCTACCACCAGCAAGGAGCTGCCTATCCATACCACATGGCCCAGCAGCAGCATCTCCAGGGCCACACCAATATGTACCCCCAGTACCAGCAGCAACACTTATACCCCCAGCCCCAGGGCAACAGCCGGGGGGGCTACCCACCTGAGGAGTGGCATAGGCAGCAGCAATACCAGCCTCGCCACCCCATGCCCTCCAACACCTACCTGCCTGCAGCCAGTGCCAAGGTCAATGGGTGCCTGAAGGAGGGCAGCAGCATCGGCTCCCCCCTGGGCTCTGAGGGCTCCGGGGTCAGCCTGATGTCCCCAAGTCTCCTGCCCGAGGGCCTCCATGGAGGCTCTGCGGGGAAGGAGAGCAGGGAGGCTGGCAGCCCAATGAAGCCTCAGCATGCTCGGGTGGAGGAGAGCTCAGAGCGGCCAGAGAGCCCGAAAGAGATCCTGGACCTGGACAGCCACAACGCTGCCGCACGCCGCTGGAGTTCCCAGCCCCTGCCTCAAGTGGCCAACTTCCTGTACGACCCCCGAGCAGTGCATCCTGGGATGCAGCAGGGTGGGgccccacccccccacatgatTTCTCGGCCTCCATACCCTAGCCAGCCTGGCTATCCTAGTGGACACTACACTCCCCAGAGACCCCACCCCCACCTCATGGAGGCCCTGCAGCGGCCCCAGCACCTACCCTTTCACCCGGGACAGACTCGCATGGCCATTTACAGACACCCCCAGACTGAAGGCCACTTCCAAGGCATGACGGTCCAGCAGAGAGGCCTGGGGCCTGAACACTTTCTTCACCCAGG GCAGCAGACGATGTCTCCCAGTGGTCCCAGCAGTAAACAGGGAGTTTGA